One window from the genome of Bacteroidota bacterium encodes:
- a CDS encoding peptidylprolyl isomerase has translation MKNRILLVTLLIGLWPLLAYNQDNIVDQVVAVIGKNIILQSDVENQYIQYRLQGNIKGGEQNVKCQILENLLFQSLMLNQAELDSIEITDSQIDQTMEQRLRYFIAQFGSREAFEDYYGKSISEFKNEFREDIRDQLMIETVQQGITGKVNVTPAEVKAYFKSIPTDSLPLINSEVMIGQIVINPPISLEQKLEVKDKLRGFRDRIQRGENFSALAVLYSEDPGSARKGGELGFYGRGELYPEFEAVAFKLKDGEVSEIVETEAGFHIIQMIERRGEYVNVRHILIRPKVSPIDLQKAKETLDTVALLIRSDSLTFEEAVAKYSDDPGKNNGGLLINPMTGNTRFEVTQLDPSVSFTIDKMKVGEISDPVPMETEDKKEAYRILYLMKRTLPHRANLEEDYQKIQEWALMEKQEKAVREWISKKVKKTYVKISETFQDCEFQNNWFVKEK, from the coding sequence ATGAAAAACCGTATTCTTCTAGTTACACTCTTAATCGGGTTATGGCCGTTATTGGCTTATAATCAGGATAATATCGTCGACCAGGTAGTGGCTGTGATCGGAAAAAACATCATCCTCCAATCGGATGTTGAAAACCAATACATACAATATCGACTTCAGGGGAATATAAAAGGCGGAGAGCAAAATGTAAAATGCCAAATCCTGGAGAACCTGCTTTTCCAAAGCCTGATGCTTAACCAGGCAGAACTCGACTCTATAGAAATCACCGATAGTCAGATCGACCAGACCATGGAACAACGTTTGCGTTATTTCATAGCCCAGTTTGGATCCAGGGAGGCCTTTGAGGATTATTACGGCAAGAGCATTTCGGAGTTTAAAAACGAATTCCGAGAAGACATCCGCGACCAGCTGATGATTGAAACAGTACAACAGGGCATTACCGGTAAAGTTAATGTCACGCCCGCAGAGGTGAAAGCCTATTTTAAATCCATCCCTACCGATAGCCTTCCATTGATCAATTCTGAAGTGATGATCGGACAGATTGTGATCAATCCTCCTATCAGCCTTGAGCAAAAACTGGAAGTTAAAGACAAACTCAGAGGGTTCCGTGACAGAATACAAAGAGGTGAAAATTTCTCTGCTTTAGCCGTACTTTATTCTGAAGATCCGGGGTCGGCGCGTAAAGGAGGAGAACTGGGCTTTTATGGGAGAGGTGAATTATATCCTGAATTTGAAGCAGTTGCTTTTAAACTAAAAGACGGGGAAGTGTCCGAAATCGTGGAAACGGAAGCCGGCTTTCATATTATTCAAATGATAGAACGACGAGGAGAATACGTGAATGTCAGGCATATTCTTATCCGGCCTAAAGTATCTCCCATCGACCTCCAAAAGGCCAAAGAAACCCTTGATACGGTTGCTTTGCTGATCCGAAGCGATAGCCTTACTTTTGAGGAGGCTGTTGCAAAATATTCGGATGATCCGGGAAAAAATAACGGAGGGCTGCTGATTAACCCAATGACCGGTAATACCCGCTTTGAAGTTACACAGTTGGATCCCAGCGTTTCATTCACTATCGATAAAATGAAAGTAGGGGAAATATCCGATCCCGTTCCTATGGAAACGGAAGATAAAAAAGAAGCATATCGCATCCTGTATCTGATGAAAAGAACTCTGCCCCATCGCGCAAACCTGGAAGAAGATTACCAAAAGATCCAGGAATGGGCGCTGATGGAAAAGCAGGAAAAAGCAGTCAGAGAATGGATTTCGAAAAAGGTGAAAAAAACTTATGTGAAAATTAGCGAAACCTTCCAGGATTGCGAGTTTCAAAACAACTGGTTTGTTAAGGAAAAATAA
- a CDS encoding MoxR family ATPase, translated as MTNYTSDVEAIDAMVEKYRLLKDEVAKVIVGQDEVLKNIIISIFSKGHGLLVGVPGLAKTLMVNTISKALGLTYSRIQFTPDLMPSDIIGTEILDENRRFKFIKGPVFANIILADEINRTPPKTQSALLEAMQEKAITVAGQNYKLSEPFFVLATQNPIEQEGTYPLPEAQLDRFMFNIWLDYPSEQEEINIVKSTTGTDMAEPSVVLQGEEILFFQKLLQKVPVPENVYEYAVKLAVKTRPGQPGSHPWAGEYLTWGAGPRASQFMIIGAKCHAVINGKYSPDIEDVQAVALPILRHRIVRNYKAEAEGIGVEKIIKELLKT; from the coding sequence ATGACTAATTATACATCTGACGTTGAAGCTATTGATGCAATGGTTGAAAAATACAGATTGCTGAAAGATGAAGTAGCTAAGGTTATTGTCGGGCAGGATGAAGTTCTGAAGAACATCATTATTTCTATCTTCAGCAAAGGTCATGGTTTGCTGGTTGGTGTTCCCGGTCTTGCAAAAACACTGATGGTGAACACGATAAGCAAAGCTCTTGGTTTAACCTATTCCAGGATTCAATTCACACCCGACCTGATGCCGAGTGACATTATTGGAACGGAAATCCTGGATGAAAACAGAAGATTTAAATTTATCAAAGGCCCCGTTTTTGCCAATATCATATTAGCAGATGAAATAAACCGTACACCCCCAAAAACGCAGTCGGCTTTGCTGGAAGCTATGCAGGAAAAAGCCATCACAGTTGCCGGGCAAAATTACAAACTGAGTGAACCCTTCTTTGTTCTGGCTACCCAGAATCCTATTGAACAGGAAGGCACCTACCCTCTGCCGGAAGCACAGCTCGATCGTTTCATGTTCAATATCTGGCTCGATTATCCTTCTGAACAGGAAGAGATCAATATCGTAAAAAGCACAACCGGCACCGATATGGCCGAGCCGTCCGTGGTACTGCAGGGAGAAGAGATCCTGTTTTTCCAGAAGCTTTTGCAAAAAGTACCGGTACCTGAAAATGTATATGAATATGCAGTAAAACTGGCTGTTAAAACACGCCCCGGTCAACCCGGTTCCCATCCCTGGGCAGGTGAATACCTGACCTGGGGCGCTGGCCCCCGTGCCTCCCAGTTCATGATCATAGGTGCCAAATGTCACGCGGTGATCAATGGAAAATACTCTCCCGATATAGAAGATGTACAGGCTGTTGCTTTGCCCATACTCCGACACAGGATAGTTAGAAATTACAAAGCGGAAGCCGAAGGTATCGGTGTGGAAAAAATCATCAAAGAATTGTTGAAAACATAG